In one Silene latifolia isolate original U9 population chromosome 10, ASM4854445v1, whole genome shotgun sequence genomic region, the following are encoded:
- the LOC141608431 gene encoding inorganic pyrophosphatase 1-like — MEGIIGIFDFDKTIIDVDSDNWVVDELGFTKLFDKLLPTMPWNTLMDTMMKEIYAQGCSIDQVSEVLTRVPIHPRVVAAIKAAHAMGCDLRVVSDANTFFIETILSHLGVRDYFSEIHTNPSYVDEQGRLRILSHHQDFDKSSHGCCNPCPPNMCKGEVIKMILLEEANKKIIYLGDGCGDYCPSLKLRDGDHVMSRKNFPAWDLIFGNPSLIKAKIHGWSDGAELEQVLLSTIQEINLARFLNVDLGDRTLARSDDLLTKLPTGVELASPLLVRSRS, encoded by the exons ATGGAGGGTATTATTGGGATTTTCGACTTTGATAAGACGA TAATTGACGTCGATAGTGATAATTGGGTGGTCGATGAATTAGGGTTTACAAAGCTCTTTGACAAGCTTCTTCCTACCATGCCATGGAACACACTTATGGATACAATGatga AAGAAATTTATGCACAAGGATGTAGTATTGATCAAGTTTCCGAGGTTTTAACAAGGGTTCCGATTCATCCTCGTGTTGTGGCAGCCATCAAAGCCGCGCATGCTATGGGGTGTGATTTAAGGGTTGTGAGCGATGCAAATACATTCTTCATCGAGACCATATTGAGTCATCTCGGTGTAAGGGATTATTTCTCCGAAATTCACACAAACCCGAGTTATGTCGATGAACAAGGGAGATTAAGGATACTTTCTCATCATCAAGATTTCGACAAGTCTTCTCATGGATGTTGTAATCCATGTCCTCCAAATATGTGCAAGGGAGAAGTAATAAAAATGATACTACTCGAGGAAGCGAACAAGAAGATTATCTATTTAGGAGACGGATGTGGAGATTATTGTCCGTCTTTAAAACTAAGGGATGGTGATCATGTTATGTCAAGAAAGAACTTCCCGGCTTGGGACTTAATCTTTGGAAACCCAAGTTTGATTAAAGCCAAGATACATGGATGGAGCGATGGAGCTGAGCTTGAGCAAGTTCTACTGTCTACAATCCAAGAGATTAACTTGGCTCGATTCCTTAATGTTGATTTAGGAGATCGAACATTGGCAAGAAGCGATGATTTATTGACAAAGCTACCAACCGGAGTAGAATTAGCCTCTCCCCTTCTTGTTAGAAGCAGAAGCTGA